One Glycine max cultivar Williams 82 chromosome 3, Glycine_max_v4.0, whole genome shotgun sequence DNA window includes the following coding sequences:
- the LOC100775598 gene encoding dof zinc finger protein DOF2.5 isoform X1, with protein sequence MHGYYRSLGKHGVRFFSLVFSLMHKFRAVHSELVRSMEDIGPNSCTRPVTEKKARPQEQLNCPRCSSTNTKFCYYNNYSLTQPRYFCKTCRRYWTEGGSLRNVPVGGGSRKNKRVTSSKVPDLNPPISLSSVSAISSQNPKMQGVHDLNLAFPAAMDKYHHGTSPYVEMPKLEIGGDHSTSHHSHHHSHSPSSAVELLRSGMDSRGLNPYAPNSLMSGSDHSLYTPGYPMQEIKPNLSFSVDDGFGNRSYGVQENGGGRLLFPFGDIKHLSAGLEVEHNKEQGNNSTGYWTGW encoded by the exons ATGCATGGCTACTACCGCTCACTGGGCAAACATGGTGTTCGATTTTTTTCTCTTGTCTTTTCTTTGATGCACAAATTCCGAGCTGTTCATTCtgag CTGGTGAGATCCATGGAAGATATAGGTCCGAATTCATGCACAAGGCCAGTGACAGAGAAGAAAGCAAGACCCCAAGAACAATTGAATTGTCCAAGGTGCAGTTCAACCAACACAAAGTTCTGTTATTACAACAACTACAGCCTCACACAGCCAAGATACTTCTGCAAGACTTGTAGAAGGTATTGGACAGAAGGAGGGTCTCTGAGAAACGTTCCCGTTGGAGGTGGCTCTAGGAAAAACAAGAGGGTCACCTCATCAAAGGTTCCTGACTTGAATCCACCAATTAGCCTCTCATCAGTCTCAGCCATTTCTTCCCAAAACCCTAAAATGCAAGGAGTCCATGACCTTAATCTGGCTTTTCCTGCAGCTATGGACAAGTATCATCATGGCACGTCTCCGTATGTTGAGATGCCAAAACTTGAAATTGGTGGTGATCACAGTACTAGTCATCATAGTCACCACCATAGCCATAGCCCTTCTTCTGCAGTTGAGCTACTACGGTCTGGCATGGATTCTAGGGGTTTGAATCCTTATGctcctaattccttgatgtcAGGCTCAGATCATTCCCTTTATACACCTGGCTATCCCATGCAGGAAATTAAACCAAACCTTAGCTTTTCAGTTGATGATGGATTTGGAAATAGATCATATGGGGTTCAAGAGAATGGTGGAGGGAGGCTTTTGTTCCCTTTTGGAGACATCAAGCACCTTTCTGCAGGTCTTGAAGTGGAACACAATAAAGAACAAGGAAATAATTCAACTGGATATTGGACTGGTTGGTGA
- the LOC100775598 gene encoding dof zinc finger protein DOF2.5 isoform X2 — protein sequence MEDIGPNSCTRPVTEKKARPQEQLNCPRCSSTNTKFCYYNNYSLTQPRYFCKTCRRYWTEGGSLRNVPVGGGSRKNKRVTSSKVPDLNPPISLSSVSAISSQNPKMQGVHDLNLAFPAAMDKYHHGTSPYVEMPKLEIGGDHSTSHHSHHHSHSPSSAVELLRSGMDSRGLNPYAPNSLMSGSDHSLYTPGYPMQEIKPNLSFSVDDGFGNRSYGVQENGGGRLLFPFGDIKHLSAGLEVEHNKEQGNNSTGYWTGW from the coding sequence ATGGAAGATATAGGTCCGAATTCATGCACAAGGCCAGTGACAGAGAAGAAAGCAAGACCCCAAGAACAATTGAATTGTCCAAGGTGCAGTTCAACCAACACAAAGTTCTGTTATTACAACAACTACAGCCTCACACAGCCAAGATACTTCTGCAAGACTTGTAGAAGGTATTGGACAGAAGGAGGGTCTCTGAGAAACGTTCCCGTTGGAGGTGGCTCTAGGAAAAACAAGAGGGTCACCTCATCAAAGGTTCCTGACTTGAATCCACCAATTAGCCTCTCATCAGTCTCAGCCATTTCTTCCCAAAACCCTAAAATGCAAGGAGTCCATGACCTTAATCTGGCTTTTCCTGCAGCTATGGACAAGTATCATCATGGCACGTCTCCGTATGTTGAGATGCCAAAACTTGAAATTGGTGGTGATCACAGTACTAGTCATCATAGTCACCACCATAGCCATAGCCCTTCTTCTGCAGTTGAGCTACTACGGTCTGGCATGGATTCTAGGGGTTTGAATCCTTATGctcctaattccttgatgtcAGGCTCAGATCATTCCCTTTATACACCTGGCTATCCCATGCAGGAAATTAAACCAAACCTTAGCTTTTCAGTTGATGATGGATTTGGAAATAGATCATATGGGGTTCAAGAGAATGGTGGAGGGAGGCTTTTGTTCCCTTTTGGAGACATCAAGCACCTTTCTGCAGGTCTTGAAGTGGAACACAATAAAGAACAAGGAAATAATTCAACTGGATATTGGACTGGTTGGTGA